Proteins from one Campylobacter concisus genomic window:
- a CDS encoding MATE family efflux transporter produces MDLLKDPLNKLIISLSLPAGTAMMFNTLYNVTGTFFAAKISTLAVAGMAMSFLLYLSIVGIGLGFGSALTALIGNSLGAGKIKMAKFYAANGIIFVLVFAIFMGFCGYFLAPNLLTFLGADHHYLKEALDYAGVIFLAAPFFLIIKSLNGVLVALGDTKSYRNWLFYGLFINAFFCYFFAFILDLGVKGLALATASVQLLGMIYLFAKVKKAKMIEPRNLSYFVPNFGIWAKIAKQALPACLNYLSMSLGSLVLLKFISYYGVNAVAGYGIALRIEQILVLPTIGMAAAVLSIVSRNYGARNFKRAKQCYKISLLFLLIYCVFACVFIRFFGEDMIRIFDDTPVVLEIAGLYLGINSLAYIAYGTINVSGSTLQAIKRPVAIFLLNGFRQFVLQGSLFYVVVFYFGLEIKFIWLALFFSVYLTAICFVFWTLYQLRRATGVSF; encoded by the coding sequence ATGGATTTACTAAAAGACCCGTTAAATAAGCTCATCATCTCGCTTTCGCTTCCAGCCGGCACCGCAATGATGTTTAATACTCTTTATAATGTTACCGGCACATTTTTTGCAGCAAAAATTTCTACCCTTGCCGTAGCTGGTATGGCTATGAGCTTTTTGCTTTATCTAAGTATTGTGGGCATTGGGCTTGGTTTTGGCTCAGCACTAACTGCGCTAATAGGCAATAGCCTTGGAGCAGGAAAGATAAAAATGGCTAAATTTTATGCGGCAAATGGAATTATCTTTGTGCTAGTATTTGCTATTTTTATGGGGTTTTGTGGCTATTTTTTAGCACCGAATTTGCTCACTTTTTTAGGAGCCGATCATCACTATTTAAAAGAGGCTCTTGATTACGCAGGTGTTATCTTTCTTGCTGCACCATTTTTCTTGATTATCAAATCTCTAAACGGCGTGCTTGTGGCACTTGGAGATACAAAAAGTTACCGCAATTGGCTATTTTATGGCCTTTTTATTAACGCATTTTTTTGCTACTTTTTTGCATTTATTTTGGACCTTGGCGTAAAAGGACTTGCTCTAGCAACAGCTAGTGTTCAGCTTTTGGGCATGATCTACCTTTTTGCAAAAGTTAAAAAAGCTAAGATGATCGAGCCAAGAAATTTAAGCTATTTTGTGCCAAATTTTGGCATTTGGGCAAAGATTGCAAAGCAAGCTCTACCAGCTTGCTTAAACTATCTATCGATGTCGCTTGGCTCACTTGTGCTTTTAAAATTTATAAGCTACTATGGCGTAAATGCCGTAGCGGGGTACGGTATAGCTTTAAGGATAGAGCAAATTTTGGTATTGCCGACCATTGGTATGGCCGCAGCGGTTTTAAGTATTGTTTCAAGAAACTATGGTGCTAGAAATTTTAAAAGAGCTAAGCAATGCTATAAAATTTCGCTTCTTTTTTTGCTTATTTATTGTGTATTTGCTTGCGTTTTTATTAGATTTTTTGGTGAAGATATGATAAGAATTTTTGATGATACGCCGGTGGTTTTGGAGATAGCAGGGCTTTATCTTGGTATAAATTCTCTTGCTTACATAGCTTATGGCACGATAAATGTCTCAGGCAGTACTCTTCAGGCCATAAAACGCCCAGTGGCCATCTTTTTGCTAAATGGATTTAGGCAATTTGTACTTCAAGGATCACTTTTTTACGTTGTAGTTTTTTATTTTGGTCTTGAGATAAAATTTATATGGCTAGCTCTATTTTTTAGTGTCTATCTCACAGCCATTTGCTTCGTCTTTTGGACGCTTTATCAGTTAAGAAGGGCTACTGGCGTAAGCTTTTAA
- a CDS encoding metal ABC transporter permease → MSEILELNFMQNAFIAGILVSIICGLIGSLVVINKMTFIAGGIAHGAYGGIGLAFFFSLEPLLGASIFSLFLALIIATITLKDKTNIDSVIGAIWAFGMAIGIIFIDLTPGYNADLMSYLFGSILAVSGQDITCMSILDILFLALIALFYRQFVAISFDAEFAKLRGVNTTFFHYLLVCMMALCVVATIRVVGLILVIALLTIPPYLAQIFAKRLGLMMLISTIFSVVFCFSGLFISFYFNLTGGASIILVASLCFFAFCFKFKSLRQ, encoded by the coding sequence ATGAGTGAAATTTTAGAGTTAAATTTTATGCAAAATGCCTTTATTGCTGGCATTTTAGTTAGTATTATTTGTGGGCTCATAGGCTCACTCGTTGTTATAAATAAAATGACTTTTATCGCTGGCGGTATCGCGCACGGAGCATATGGCGGCATAGGACTTGCCTTTTTCTTCTCGCTTGAACCACTTCTTGGAGCTAGCATATTTTCACTCTTTTTAGCCCTTATAATCGCCACTATTACGCTAAAAGATAAAACCAACATCGACTCAGTTATCGGTGCTATTTGGGCATTTGGCATGGCTATTGGTATCATTTTTATCGATTTAACTCCGGGATACAATGCCGATCTTATGAGCTATCTTTTTGGCTCTATCTTAGCAGTAAGCGGGCAAGATATAACATGTATGAGTATTTTAGACATCTTATTTTTAGCACTCATTGCCCTTTTTTATCGTCAATTTGTAGCTATTAGCTTTGATGCAGAGTTTGCAAAGCTGCGCGGCGTAAATACAACATTTTTTCACTATTTATTAGTGTGCATGATGGCACTTTGTGTGGTGGCTACGATTCGTGTTGTTGGGCTGATTCTAGTCATCGCTCTTCTTACTATACCGCCATATTTAGCACAAATTTTTGCCAAAAGACTTGGGCTGATGATGCTAATCTCTACTATCTTTTCGGTCGTTTTTTGTTTTAGCGGTCTATTTATTAGCTTTTATTTTAATCTAACAGGAGGAGCTAGTATAATCTTAGTTGCTTCACTTTGCTTTTTTGCATTTTGTTTTAAATTTAAAAGCTTACGCCAGTAG
- a CDS encoding metal ABC transporter ATP-binding protein, which produces MKEIIKIKNLNFSYDKQVVLEGINLDYSSDEFLAIIGPNGGGKSTLLKLILGLLKPQSGEIKLFGKEPSEVSKFIGYVPQNFLSNQSFPMMVLEVVLMGLIDKKIFGFYSRGEKQMALAALEKVGMKEFASARIGELSGGQRQRVYIARALCANAKVLVLDEPTASIDTKGQAEIYEILKNINASGVGVVLVSHDLNIVLNYATKIAYVSKNLHIHKTHEDTAKREFIEHLAKSHSHFCDVEIALGECECKIKSNVFKLKR; this is translated from the coding sequence TTGAAAGAAATTATAAAAATTAAAAATTTAAACTTTAGCTACGATAAGCAAGTGGTTTTAGAAGGTATCAATTTAGATTATAGTAGCGATGAGTTTTTAGCTATCATCGGTCCAAATGGTGGTGGCAAAAGCACGCTTTTAAAGCTTATCTTAGGACTACTTAAGCCTCAAAGTGGCGAGATAAAGCTTTTTGGAAAAGAGCCAAGCGAAGTCAGTAAATTTATAGGCTATGTGCCTCAAAATTTTCTCTCAAATCAAAGCTTTCCGATGATGGTTTTAGAAGTAGTTTTAATGGGGCTAATCGATAAAAAAATTTTTGGTTTTTACTCGCGAGGTGAGAAACAAATGGCTCTTGCTGCCCTTGAGAAAGTTGGCATGAAAGAATTTGCAAGCGCTAGAATTGGTGAGCTAAGCGGTGGCCAAAGACAGCGTGTATATATCGCAAGAGCGCTTTGTGCAAATGCAAAGGTCCTCGTTTTAGACGAGCCAACAGCCAGTATCGATACAAAGGGTCAGGCTGAAATTTATGAAATTTTAAAAAATATAAATGCAAGTGGTGTTGGTGTAGTTTTGGTAAGTCACGATCTAAATATCGTGCTAAATTATGCTACAAAAATCGCCTATGTGAGTAAAAATTTACATATCCATAAAACTCATGAAGATACTGCAAAAAGAGAATTTATAGAGCATTTAGCAAAATCTCATAGCCATTTTTGCGATGTCGAGATCGCACTTGGCGAATGTGAGTGCAAAATCAAAAGTAATGTTTTTAAGCTAAAGAGATAA